AAATCTGCTGGCGAAAGGGCGATAGCGAATATCGCCGCACAAGAAATTGCGGCGTATCAAGTGCTATCTCCAGCGGCACTTAAGAAAAAAATCGCCACGCTTGAGGCGAAAATGTATCAACATGCCAAAGATTTAGAATTTGAAGAGGCGGCGAAAATTCGCGATCAGTTGCATAAATTATATCAACAAAATTTTGGAGCATAATTATGTCTATTTGGTTTGAACCATTTACCCTAGATCAACTATATCAACGTGGCTTAAAAACTATGGTCAATCATGTAGATATTGAATTCACAGAAATTGGTGATGATTATCTCGTGGCGACAATGCCGGTTAGCGATAAAACTCAGCAGTATATGGGTATTTTGCATGGCGGAGCATCCTGTGTTTTAGCAGAGACTATTGGCAGTGTTGCAGCTAATTGTGTCGTCGATCAGGCAAAATATCGTGCTGTAGGCCAAGAAATTAATGCCAGTCACCTGCGGCCAGTAAGCACCGGAAAAGTCACTGGAATTGCCAAACCGATTATGCTTGGCAAACGTTCTCAGGTTTGGGAAATCAAACTATACAATGATCAAGGAAAGATGAACTGTATTTCTAGGCTATCAATGGCAGTGATTGACGTTGAAAAATTACAAACTTAAATTAGAATATTCCTAATTCTAACGATTTTCAGCAGATGAAGTGAAGTTATTTTAATCAATTTTTGTTTGGTTGATGGTCGATTTTAGTAAAATCATCTAAGTTCGTTAATTTTTCATAATTTTGAAATCAAAAAAGTAGAAAAATAAATGCTTGCATCAGGTTCCTTTAATTATTTTGTGCAAGAATACGCGAATTATAAATGACTAAAAGGTTTAACTATGTTTGGTTTTGACGATTACGATTATTACGATTATGACAGCAGACATTATTCTTCAAGTCATCTTACAACCAGGCCATCCTCTTCCAGAGCAGCCATTTCTGGTTTTCAATCAGAGCGCTCTGTTTCTGCGCGTACGCAAGAAGCACAAGAAAAAGACTTCACTCAAATTGTTTTAGGATGGCGATTAAGCACCGTAAGAGAAGTTTATACAGGCGCAAGCGTGTCACAATCTTTAGAGCGAAATTATACATCACGAACAAAAATTAATGAGTTGGAAATATAGGCAATAATAATGTTCTTTGGGATTTCATTAATGATGATGAGAATGTTATTCACAATCATGGACACTGGACAACTTTAGCTTATAAACAATCAATAAAAAGTAGGTGAAGTATTATGATGAGATTATTGGATGGAACGATTTTACGATCAAACAATCAACGGGATGCGTATAGTCAGGCGGAATGTTATCGAGAAGGGCGCTTAGTCACGGCTAGTGAACGACGTGCGTTAGCGCTGTATCATCGTGCGGCAGAAGAAGGGGACGCGCGAGCTTATTTTCGTCTTGGGCAGCATGAGCAAGCACATTTACGATGGAATTCTGCATTTGAACTGTTTCTTCAGGCAGGGCTTAGAGGCAATAATGACGTTATTGCTTGGTTAGACACGCTAGTGTCTCAAAATAATGCGGAAGCCGCGCTTGTTTTAGGAAAAATAACTCAATACAAAAGACAGTATGATCAAGCGATTCAGTCGTATACCAAAGCGCATGAATTAAACCATCCCGATGGCATGTTTTATTTTGGAAAAATGTATTCGAATTTAACAAACACGCAAACGCGAGGAATTGATATCACCAATCGTTATCGTGATTCCGCGCGGTTAGGATCAAAGCATGGGCTCAATGAATTACTGCTATTAAGTGCCAGCAATGGAAAAGCATCGCTGCATTTAGCGCAAATGTATGAATTGGGAGAAGTTGTTCATAAAAATTTATTGAAAGCCATTGAATTATATGAAAAATCGAGTCAGCAGAATTGTTCTGACGCGACTTATTATTTAGCAGAACTTTATGCACGAGGAACACAAGAGGTTGCTGTCGATATTTCTAAAGCCTGCCGTTATTATTTGATAGCGTCACAGCAGGGCCAACCATCGGCGATATCGTCCTGGCGAGCG
This region of Gammaproteobacteria bacterium genomic DNA includes:
- a CDS encoding hotdog fold thioesterase, with the protein product MSIWFEPFTLDQLYQRGLKTMVNHVDIEFTEIGDDYLVATMPVSDKTQQYMGILHGGASCVLAETIGSVAANCVVDQAKYRAVGQEINASHLRPVSTGKVTGIAKPIMLGKRSQVWEIKLYNDQGKMNCISRLSMAVIDVEKLQT
- a CDS encoding sel1 repeat family protein; amino-acid sequence: MMRLLDGTILRSNNQRDAYSQAECYREGRLVTASERRALALYHRAAEEGDARAYFRLGQHEQAHLRWNSAFELFLQAGLRGNNDVIAWLDTLVSQNNAEAALVLGKITQYKRQYDQAIQSYTKAHELNHPDGMFYFGKMYSNLTNTQTRGIDITNRYRDSARLGSKHGLNELLLLSASNGKASLHLAQMYELGEVVHKNLLKAIELYEKSSQQNCSDATYYLAELYARGTQEVAVDISKACRYYLIASQQGQPSAISSWRALAQRGSAEAQYRLGYDYYRTLSLGSRNYSTQYDIPNAVTWCVKAEIQGHASAAAYLSGKFTAEIFWKIANEYVSSTLNVERCQQKAVEYGMKASDLGFKEASRYLAELFYEGSASIQQDVIKSFNYLVTATKQGDSSALNILASYATAGDKEAQFVLAEYYRELGQD